One window of Sphingobium sp. HWE2-09 genomic DNA carries:
- a CDS encoding alpha/beta hydrolase, which translates to MIARKAVLAIAAGAVLALSGAVQGASDDLSYVNPELRQVARGIARAQAAAEGSLALSRPPASFPLLPSGIVERQVPGMAGQPPVTVYIVDPGQPGAARRGAILFIHGGGFIAGDARESLRMLQGMATRLDCVIVSVQYRIAPATRFPGSLEDNYAALKWLHDDAATLGVDPARIAVVGESAGGGHAAMLTIAARDRGEIPIAFQALIYPMLDDRTGSSRPVIPTIGTLVWRPADNRKGWSALLGQPAGQRRVPNGSVPARVADLSRLPPTWIGVGSIDLFAQEDIDFAGRLVGAGVPTELLVVPGAFHGFQMIMPKAAISQQFNGALEAALARALSPEKKP; encoded by the coding sequence ATGATCGCGCGGAAGGCTGTTCTTGCGATTGCGGCCGGTGCGGTTCTGGCCCTGTCCGGCGCGGTGCAGGGCGCAAGCGACGATCTGTCCTATGTGAACCCGGAACTGCGGCAGGTCGCCCGCGGCATAGCCCGTGCGCAGGCAGCGGCAGAAGGATCTCTCGCCCTGTCCCGGCCCCCGGCATCTTTCCCGCTGCTTCCGTCGGGGATCGTGGAACGCCAGGTTCCGGGCATGGCGGGGCAGCCGCCCGTCACCGTCTATATTGTCGATCCGGGACAACCCGGCGCGGCGCGGCGCGGCGCCATCCTGTTCATCCACGGCGGCGGCTTCATCGCAGGGGACGCCCGCGAATCGCTGCGGATGCTCCAGGGGATGGCCACGCGGCTCGATTGTGTAATCGTCAGCGTGCAATATCGGATCGCACCGGCAACCCGCTTCCCCGGATCGCTTGAAGACAATTACGCGGCCCTGAAATGGCTGCATGATGATGCCGCGACGCTGGGTGTCGATCCCGCAAGAATCGCGGTCGTGGGCGAAAGCGCTGGTGGCGGTCATGCCGCCATGCTGACCATCGCCGCCAGGGACAGGGGCGAAATCCCCATCGCCTTTCAGGCGCTGATCTATCCGATGCTGGACGATCGAACCGGGTCGAGCCGCCCGGTTATCCCAACGATCGGCACGCTGGTCTGGCGGCCCGCCGACAATCGCAAGGGATGGAGCGCGCTTCTGGGCCAGCCAGCAGGACAAAGGCGCGTGCCGAACGGATCGGTGCCCGCCCGTGTGGCCGACCTGTCGCGCCTGCCGCCGACCTGGATCGGGGTTGGATCGATCGACCTGTTCGCGCAGGAAGATATCGACTTTGCCGGACGCCTGGTAGGGGCTGGCGTGCCGACCGAATTGCTGGTCGTCCCCGGCGCATTTCACGGCTTTCAGATGATCATGCCCAAGGCCGCGATATCCCAACAATTTAATGGCGCGCTGGAGGCTGCCTTGGCCCGCGCACTGTCCCCGGAGAAGAAGCCATGA